One segment of Zhihengliuella halotolerans DNA contains the following:
- a CDS encoding BCCT family transporter translates to MSTPESTRDLLQALHKVTTRKQRPHGEQGLDRVIFGVAGVLALAFVVWGFVSPEGLSAVAGDLLTGTISNFGWLFVIAASFFLIFVIVVAASKFGTIRLGKDDEVPEFRTSSWIAMMFASGMGIGLVFYGVAEPLWYYMAPPPRTVDAQTSEAMLTAMGTTMFHWGLYPWAMYAIVGLGLAYGTFRLGRRQLFSSMFVPLFGQKAVDGVGGKVINILAILATLFGSACSLGLGAIQIGGGIQSVGLMESIGTTTLVVIIAVLTAGFVASAASGIAKGIQALSNINMVLAILLAVLVFIGGPTLFILNVLPNALGSFIADLPHMASRTAASGGAELEAWMSSWTIFYWAWWVSWTPFVGLFIARISRGRTIRQFVTGVLFVPTVISLIWFSVMGGGAIGIQQRAEASGGVVEPIVNLVEGAPDLNFDTALFDFMLHLQVPGWLSVTMMIVAVVLIGIFFVTSADSASIVMGTLSENGSTEPSRRIVIFWGVAVGAVAAAMLLAGGDEPAAALTGLKNITIVSSLPFLIVMLLLCVSLWKDLSQDAVVLQGQLARQVLADTVATAVDRYDGEPFEIHTMEAGTDEQEAVPATADTVTGERENASSS, encoded by the coding sequence GGTGATCTACTGACCGGGACCATCAGCAACTTCGGCTGGCTTTTCGTCATCGCCGCCTCGTTCTTCCTGATCTTCGTGATCGTGGTCGCCGCGAGCAAGTTCGGCACGATCCGGCTCGGCAAAGACGACGAGGTGCCGGAGTTCCGGACCTCCTCGTGGATCGCCATGATGTTCGCCTCCGGCATGGGCATCGGACTGGTCTTCTACGGCGTGGCCGAGCCGCTCTGGTACTACATGGCGCCGCCACCGCGGACCGTCGACGCCCAGACCTCCGAAGCCATGCTGACCGCGATGGGCACCACGATGTTCCACTGGGGCCTGTACCCGTGGGCCATGTACGCGATCGTCGGCCTCGGCCTCGCCTACGGCACCTTCCGCCTCGGCCGGCGCCAGCTGTTCTCCTCGATGTTCGTCCCGCTCTTCGGCCAGAAAGCCGTCGACGGGGTCGGCGGCAAGGTCATCAACATCCTCGCCATCCTCGCGACCCTCTTCGGATCGGCCTGCTCGCTCGGCCTCGGGGCCATTCAGATCGGCGGCGGCATCCAGTCCGTCGGCCTGATGGAATCCATCGGCACGACGACGTTGGTCGTCATCATCGCGGTCCTCACCGCCGGGTTCGTCGCGTCGGCGGCCTCCGGTATCGCGAAGGGCATCCAGGCGCTGTCCAACATCAACATGGTCCTGGCGATCCTGTTAGCCGTCCTCGTCTTCATCGGCGGCCCGACCCTGTTCATCCTGAACGTCCTGCCGAACGCGCTGGGCTCCTTCATCGCCGACCTGCCGCATATGGCGTCGCGGACGGCGGCTTCCGGCGGGGCCGAGCTCGAAGCGTGGATGTCGTCCTGGACGATCTTCTACTGGGCGTGGTGGGTCTCGTGGACGCCGTTCGTGGGCCTCTTCATCGCCCGCATCTCCCGCGGCCGCACGATCCGGCAGTTCGTCACCGGCGTGCTCTTCGTCCCGACCGTGATCTCGCTGATCTGGTTCTCCGTCATGGGCGGCGGAGCGATCGGCATCCAGCAGCGCGCCGAGGCCTCCGGCGGCGTCGTCGAACCCATCGTCAATCTGGTCGAGGGCGCACCGGACCTCAACTTCGACACCGCGCTGTTCGACTTCATGCTGCACCTGCAGGTGCCCGGCTGGCTCTCGGTGACGATGATGATCGTCGCGGTCGTGCTGATCGGGATCTTCTTCGTGACGAGCGCCGACTCGGCCTCGATCGTGATGGGCACCCTCTCGGAGAACGGGTCCACGGAGCCGAGCCGCCGCATCGTCATCTTCTGGGGCGTGGCCGTGGGTGCGGTTGCGGCCGCGATGCTCCTGGCTGGCGGCGACGAACCCGCCGCGGCGCTCACCGGGCTCAAGAACATCACCATCGTCTCGTCCCTGCCGTTCCTGATCGTGATGCTGCTGCTCTGCGTCTCGCTCTGGAAGGACCTCTCTCAGGACGCAGTGGTCCTGCAGGGCCAGCTGGCCCGCCAGGTGCTCGCGGACACGGTCGCCACGGCCGTGGACAGGTACGACGGCGAGCCCTTCGAGATCCACACGATGGAGGCCGGCACCGACGAGCAGGAAGCAGTTCCGGCCACGGCCGATACTGTGACCGGGGAGCGCGAGAACGCCTCCTCGTCCTGA